The proteins below come from a single Salvelinus fontinalis isolate EN_2023a chromosome 1, ASM2944872v1, whole genome shotgun sequence genomic window:
- the LOC129853602 gene encoding BAG family molecular chaperone regulator 3-like: MARYKGSRSLSSMNTQSPMVDMVNNNDPLPPGWEIKIDPQTGWHFFVDHINRTTSWNDPRHDFKKVSQLSQNGPSVPPEPSPQEMQKAFVRDMKHPTLRQGYIPIPVCHEGGDIRQQQQHQCFPYIQPTALQNVRADGRTPSPTPTLHCRPRSPLQGPSESTTPEPYMSCSPSSQETEGHPFHQPPRPSSTGLQAGYIPIPVIHERAGGHPQQAPVNSALYTQRFPAYSEHQPSFHHLQPEDWSGHHGPTPSSRDRASPSPSVLPQHRETAAIHIPPHMRSQSPLSAQVITERPQVQVRHHHVPQRESPHRMEQEQEISQYPQTVQREADTHQLQQPQMSQQPQQQPQQPQQYQQPQQYQQPQHQQQQPQQYQKPQQPQQYQQSEQYQQPQQPQQYQKPEKYQQPEQYQQHPQPPQQPQPQPQPKQTANITVQMPPKPEAQEPVDAPAPQEVPPTKAENESTAQCHPGLAKVQKIVKRVAKLEQEVKCFDGKKNDKRYLLLEELLTKELLALDSVDPEGRVDVRQARRDGVRRVQTILDALEMLDERPSEPASESSMEGESPPQKGEQPGTISQANVEMAREIS, encoded by the exons ATGGCAAGGTATAAAGGATCAAGGAGTTTGAGCAGCATGAACACACAGTCACCAATGGTAGATATGGTCAATAATAACGATCCTCTACCGCCAGGATGGGAAATAAAAATTGACCCACAGACAGGATGGCATTTTTTTGTGGATCACATTAATCGCACAACAAGCTGGAATGACCCAAGACACGATTTCAAAAAG gtCAGCCAGCTGTCTCAAAATGGCCCCAGTGTGCCCCCAGAGCCGAGTCCTCAGGAGATGCAGAAGGCCTTCGTGAGAGACATGAAGCACCCCACCCTCCGTCAGGGTTACATCCCAATCCCAGTCTGCCATGAAGGCGGAGACATCCGTCAGCAACAGCAACACCAATGTTTCCCGTACATCCAGCCGACTGCTCTGCAAAATGTACGAGCAGACGGGCGGACACCCTCCCCCACCCCGACGCTCCACTGCAGGCCTAGATCTCCTTTGCAGGGTCCCTCCGAGAGCACTACCCCTGAGCCCTACATGTCCTGTTCGCCTAGTTCACAAGAAACTGAG GGCCACCCCTTCCACCAGCCCCCACGACCCAGCAGCACAGGCCTCCAGGCAGGTTACATCCCCATCCCAGTGATCCACGAGAGGGCCGGAGGTCACCCACAACAGGCCCCTGTCAACTCCGCTCTCTACACCCAGCGCTTTCCGGCTTACTCAGAGCACCAGCCCTCCTTCCACCACCTACAACCAGAGGACTGGAGCGGTCATCATGGGCCCACGCCTTCTTCCCGGGACCGTGCCTCCCCCTCCCCGAGCGTGCTTCCCCAGCACCGTGAGACTGCCGCCATCCATATCCCTCCGCATATGAGGAGCCAGTCTCCCCTCAGTGCCCAGGTCATTACAGAGAGACCACAG GTCCAGGTTCGCCATCACCATGTCCCACAGAGAGAATCACCCCACAGAatggagcaggagcaggagatcTCTCAGTATCCCCAAACAGTGCAGAGAGAGGCTGACACACATCAGCTTCAACAGCCACAGAtgtcacaacaaccacaacaacagccACAGCAGCCACAACAATACCAACAACCACAACAATaccaacaaccacaacatcaacaacagcaGCCACAACAGTACCAAaagccacaacaaccacaacaatacCAACAATCTGAACAGTACCAACAACCACAACAGCCACAACAGTATCAAAAGCCAGAAAAATACCAACAACCTGAACAGTACCAACAACATCCACAacctccacaacaaccacagccacAACCGCAGCCGAAACAGACAGCAAACATCACAGTCCAGATGCCCCCGAAACCAGAAGCCCAGGAGCCAGTGGATGCTCCTGCTCCACAGGAGGTCCCGCCCACAAAAGCAGAAAACGAGTCCACCGCTCAGTGTCACCCAGGCTTGGCTAAAGTACAAAAGATAGTGAAGAGAGTGGCGAAACTGGAGCAAGAGGTGAAATGCTTTGATGGGAAGAAGAACGATAAGAGGTACTTGCTGCTGGAGGAGCTGTTGACCAAAGAGCTTTTGGCATTGGACTCAGTGGACCCAGAGGGGCGTGTGGATGTGCGACAGGCGCGACGTGACGGAGTCCGGAGGGTCCAGACCATACTGGATGCACTGGAGATGCTGGATGAGCGGCCATCGGAACCAGCTAGTGAGTCCTCGATGGAGGGCGAGAGCCCGCCACAGAAAGGAGAGCAGCCAGGTACGATCAGCCAAGCGAATGTGGAGATGGCCAGGGAGATCTCATAA